A single Gammaproteobacteria bacterium DNA region contains:
- the sohB gene encoding protease SohB gives MEFWSQYGLFALKALTFLVVFIVMIVVIVASRSRDKGRDGSIEIKHLNARFDDLGDAIKYAVLDKAALKIEQKIEHKKHKAEQKETAKALKLASQAIDKDKTKTESELQSLRKPCVFVLDFDGDIRASAVEALREEISALIAAAEKNDEVVLRLESPGGMVHAYGLASSQLQRIVNHGLHLTICVDKVAASGGYMMACLGHRILAAPFAILGSIGVMAQLPNFNRLLKRYDVDYELFTAGDYKRTVTMFGENTEKGRSKFQQELNETHLLFKQFVLEHRPQLNIEQVATGEIWFGSQAIAQGLIDELMTSDEYIQKRCATAEVYAVSYEIKKSFSDRLSLSLQTAADGLLMKWLERGSSRVDYQ, from the coding sequence ATGGAGTTTTGGAGTCAATACGGTTTATTTGCTTTAAAAGCACTGACTTTTTTAGTGGTATTTATTGTCATGATTGTGGTGATTGTGGCGAGTCGTAGTCGGGATAAAGGCCGAGACGGCAGTATCGAAATTAAACATTTGAACGCGCGCTTTGATGATCTAGGTGACGCAATAAAATATGCCGTACTGGATAAAGCCGCGCTTAAAATTGAGCAAAAAATCGAACATAAAAAACACAAAGCGGAACAAAAAGAAACGGCTAAAGCCCTTAAACTTGCGAGCCAGGCAATAGATAAAGATAAAACCAAAACAGAAAGCGAACTTCAATCGCTGCGTAAACCTTGCGTATTTGTTTTAGATTTTGATGGTGATATACGTGCTAGTGCGGTTGAAGCGTTACGTGAAGAAATTTCCGCTTTGATAGCCGCAGCCGAAAAAAATGATGAAGTAGTGTTGCGCTTAGAAAGCCCGGGCGGCATGGTGCATGCGTATGGTTTAGCATCATCGCAATTACAACGTATTGTAAATCATGGTTTGCATTTGACGATTTGCGTGGACAAAGTAGCTGCAAGCGGCGGTTATATGATGGCGTGTTTAGGTCATCGTATTTTAGCAGCACCGTTTGCGATTTTGGGTTCGATCGGTGTGATGGCGCAATTACCCAATTTTAATCGCTTATTAAAGCGTTATGACGTCGATTATGAATTGTTTACGGCCGGTGATTACAAACGTACCGTCACTATGTTTGGCGAAAATACAGAAAAAGGTCGCAGCAAGTTTCAGCAAGAATTAAATGAAACTCATTTGTTATTTAAACAGTTTGTTTTGGAGCATCGTCCCCAATTAAATATCGAGCAGGTGGCTACCGGTGAAATCTGGTTTGGTTCGCAAGCGATCGCGCAAGGTTTGATCGACGAGTTAATGACCAGTGATGAATATATTCAAAAACGTTGTGCTACTGCAGAAGTTTATGCGGTGAGTTATGAAATTAAAAAATCTTTCAGTGACCGTTTAAGTTTAAGCCTACAAACGGCGGCGGATGGTTTATTAATGAAATGGTTGGAGCGTGGTTCAAGCCGCGTTGATTATCAATAA
- the gloB gene encoding hydroxyacylglutathione hydrolase, with protein sequence MTPLDVSCIPAFTDNYLWLLTQAGNSHAVVVDPGDATVILSALQARRLQLSAILVTHHHRDHVGGILTLLEHYPQAEVWGPFNENIPGRSRALKGGEQLSLPGLPFRVAVLAVPGHTLGHIAYLFSAAAEVPLLFGGDTLFGGGCGRLFEGSPAQMLASLTQIAGLPADTLVYCGHEYTAVNLAFAQHVEPDNKNLQQRIERVQALRAQGYATVPFTLGEEWATNPFLRADSATIRASAEKHAGQPLTTILDVFTHLRHWKNHF encoded by the coding sequence ATGACGCCGTTGGATGTGAGCTGCATTCCTGCCTTTACGGATAATTATTTGTGGCTACTCACGCAAGCGGGTAATTCACATGCAGTGGTGGTCGATCCAGGCGATGCGACCGTGATTCTAAGTGCACTGCAGGCTCGACGCTTACAGTTAAGCGCGATTTTGGTGACGCATCATCATCGTGATCATGTAGGCGGTATTTTGACTTTACTAGAGCACTATCCGCAGGCAGAAGTGTGGGGACCTTTTAATGAAAATATCCCGGGTCGCAGTCGAGCACTGAAAGGCGGCGAGCAATTATCATTGCCGGGTTTGCCGTTTAGGGTCGCGGTTTTGGCGGTTCCGGGGCATACCTTAGGACATATTGCCTATTTATTCTCGGCGGCCGCTGAAGTACCGCTGTTATTTGGGGGCGACACATTATTTGGAGGTGGTTGTGGTCGGCTTTTTGAGGGCAGCCCTGCGCAAATGCTGGCTTCCTTGACGCAAATTGCCGGATTGCCTGCTGATACCTTAGTTTATTGCGGTCATGAGTACACGGCGGTCAATCTGGCTTTTGCGCAGCATGTGGAACCCGATAATAAAAATCTGCAGCAACGAATTGAACGGGTGCAGGCATTACGGGCTCAAGGTTACGCCACCGTGCCGTTTACGCTGGGTGAAGAATGGGCAACTAACCCTTTTTTACGCGCGGATAGCGCGACCATACGGGCAAGCGCCGAGAAACACGCAGGGCAGCCGTTAACCACGATTTTGGATGTATTTACGCATTTGCGTCACTGGAAGAATCACTTCTGA
- a CDS encoding dienelactone hydrolase family protein yields MAIKTRSVEYYDGDTLLEAYIAFDDRYNTPRPGVLVSHAWVGRDVLFCQKAEALAALGYVGFALDMYGKNIRGQSPAENAALMQPFISDRSLLQRRISLALSTLKQQAEVDEHKTAALGYCFGGMCVLDLARSGATVDGVICTHGLLSAPQNISTNSTAKILILHGDQDPLSPLSQVMQLSEELKTANADWQIHIYSNTQHAFTNPAANAPQNGMQYNSIAAERAWQSTQNFLTEIFSA; encoded by the coding sequence ATGGCTATCAAAACCCGCAGCGTCGAATATTATGATGGCGATACTTTGCTCGAAGCTTATATTGCATTTGATGATCGCTATAACACACCACGTCCAGGTGTCTTGGTGTCACATGCGTGGGTCGGTCGTGATGTTTTATTTTGCCAAAAGGCCGAAGCCCTTGCTGCCTTAGGTTATGTGGGTTTTGCGCTAGATATGTACGGCAAAAATATTCGCGGTCAATCGCCCGCCGAAAATGCTGCCTTGATGCAACCTTTTATTAGCGACCGCAGTTTATTACAGCGTCGCATCAGTCTCGCACTCAGTACACTAAAACAACAAGCTGAAGTTGATGAGCATAAAACGGCTGCATTGGGTTATTGTTTTGGTGGTATGTGTGTGCTGGATTTAGCGCGCAGTGGCGCGACAGTCGACGGCGTCATTTGTACACACGGCTTATTAAGTGCGCCACAAAATATTTCGACTAATTCAACGGCCAAAATATTAATATTACACGGCGATCAAGATCCCTTATCGCCATTATCACAAGTCATGCAACTTAGCGAAGAATTAAAAACCGCCAATGCCGATTGGCAAATACATATTTACAGCAATACTCAACACGCTTTTACTAATCCTGCAGCGAATGCACCTCAAAACGGGATGCAATACAATTCAATCGCAGCGGAGCGTGCTTGGCAAAGTACGCAAAATTTCTTAACGGAAATATTTTCAGCTTAA
- a CDS encoding SDR family oxidoreductase yields the protein MAFVFKNKIIWITGASAGIGSALAVQLSQKGARLILSGRDEQRLKRVVQVCSNPERHTVLAFDLADPMSVQTALTHVIQQFTYVDVLINNAGVSQRALAADTRSKTDRELMEINFFAPIALTKGLLPIMQKRRQGYVVAVASVMGKVATQYRSTYSASKHALLGFMNSLRAENADKGIAVTVVCPGFVRTGMSEKALTADGDQHGHMDESTAQGIMPPECAAAIIRAMQKQQHEVLIAKGKPLFAWYLNRFSPSLARMFVQRVRID from the coding sequence ATGGCTTTTGTTTTTAAAAATAAAATTATTTGGATAACGGGTGCTTCAGCCGGTATTGGTTCTGCGTTAGCGGTGCAGCTGAGTCAGAAAGGTGCGCGGTTAATTTTATCGGGACGAGATGAGCAGCGTCTGAAACGCGTAGTGCAAGTGTGTAGTAACCCTGAGCGGCATACCGTTTTGGCGTTTGATTTGGCTGATCCGATGAGTGTGCAGACTGCATTGACGCATGTGATTCAGCAATTTACGTATGTAGATGTATTAATTAATAATGCGGGCGTGAGTCAACGGGCGTTGGCCGCGGATACGCGCTCTAAAACCGATCGTGAGTTGATGGAAATTAACTTCTTCGCGCCGATTGCGTTAACCAAAGGTTTATTACCCATTATGCAAAAGCGCCGCCAGGGATATGTGGTTGCAGTTGCGAGTGTGATGGGCAAAGTTGCGACCCAATATCGCTCGACTTATTCAGCCTCTAAACATGCTTTGTTGGGTTTTATGAATAGTTTGCGTGCCGAAAATGCGGATAAAGGCATAGCGGTTACGGTAGTGTGTCCCGGTTTTGTAAGAACCGGCATGTCAGAAAAAGCGTTAACGGCTGATGGTGATCAACATGGTCATATGGATGAATCGACGGCGCAAGGTATTATGCCGCCAGAATGTGCCGCAGCGATTATTCGTGCCATGCAAAAACAACAACATGAAGTTTTAATTGCTAAAGGCAAACCATTATTTGCGTGGTATTTAAATCGCTTTAGTCCATCCTTAGCGAGAATGTTTGTACAACGTGTCAGAATCGACTGA
- a CDS encoding TonB-dependent receptor — protein sequence MKYLQNPLSAALALAMTGLIGMPVAHAALDEVVVTAEKRETKLQDTPIAVSAFDANALKELSVAQVSDVVAFTPNLSQTSGPTGGNDAYFFIRGVGQVDSNPATDPGVGMYSDGVYLGRMSGANLDSVDLKRIEVLRGPQGTLFGRNTIGGAINVVTQDPNFDGVSGKARVSAGSRSLIGVDAAVNLPISETIAARIVANVKQQDGFQDIVGSDKQLSAIDNQSAKVKLLWEASDSFTALLAVDDFQGRGTSASTLLLGFNPYGRSPLYKTTQNPVNLTVPAADLAAAVATKISPDTDSHVSIDPTNNTDSSGAALTLNWDLDSFAVKSITSKRELEQYVTNDFDGSANPYYDNYFATTQDQVSQEFQFSGSTDSLVWLAGLFYYNEKVDYDNAINNGSRVNASNVNNSSNPTDRRNGYDIVASHQVYDLDITSQAIFGQATYSFTEALKGTLGFRYNQEEKEQTYKMFIDNRDGVVAFNPFQTPPGLPPAIVYTLDARNICGPSNPNTATCINFVPTDTEEWTTFDPKLGLDYKLSNGDLAYVTYAQGFRSGGFNGRPFPNEFGQWTKPKSYEPEKVGTLEFGYKTQLADNTIRLNTAVFFSKYEDMQVLVTQGGFFETANAGESSLYGFEAELTVEATEALNIMAGLGYTKTKYDELDNSSLVSTANDIVADQGISYDAAYALAEQYGLDEDDTFANTPEWSVNIGGQYTWMLATGASYKFRADYVWQDDVYFQAANAPFDLQEAYGLVNLRGGWESAEGTLEVAVYGKNVTGEEYLTNAQDVIGQLGVAIAQVSAPSEYGVEATFSF from the coding sequence ATGAAATATCTTCAAAACCCATTAAGCGCAGCACTTGCGTTGGCGATGACCGGCTTGATCGGCATGCCAGTAGCACACGCTGCTCTTGATGAAGTCGTAGTAACTGCAGAAAAGCGTGAAACGAAATTGCAAGATACGCCTATTGCCGTCAGTGCTTTTGATGCGAATGCGTTGAAAGAATTATCAGTGGCACAAGTAAGTGACGTGGTTGCGTTTACGCCAAACCTGTCACAAACCAGCGGTCCTACCGGTGGTAACGATGCGTATTTCTTCATTCGCGGCGTAGGCCAAGTCGACAGCAATCCTGCGACTGATCCTGGCGTAGGCATGTATTCTGATGGCGTGTATTTAGGTCGTATGTCCGGCGCCAACTTAGATTCAGTAGATTTAAAACGCATTGAAGTATTGCGCGGTCCACAAGGTACCTTGTTTGGTCGTAATACTATCGGCGGCGCGATTAACGTCGTAACCCAAGATCCTAACTTTGACGGCGTGTCTGGCAAAGCAAGAGTATCAGCGGGTTCACGCAGTTTAATTGGTGTTGATGCGGCAGTGAACTTGCCAATCAGCGAAACCATTGCTGCGCGTATTGTTGCGAATGTTAAACAACAAGATGGTTTTCAAGACATCGTCGGCAGTGATAAACAATTAAGCGCGATCGACAATCAATCAGCTAAAGTTAAATTATTGTGGGAAGCGTCTGATTCGTTTACTGCATTATTAGCAGTAGATGATTTCCAAGGTCGTGGTACTTCAGCATCTACACTGTTGTTGGGATTCAATCCGTATGGTCGTTCACCGTTGTACAAAACCACACAAAATCCCGTTAATTTAACGGTCCCTGCGGCTGATTTAGCAGCTGCGGTAGCCACTAAAATTAGTCCGGATACCGATAGTCATGTATCTATTGATCCCACAAATAACACTGATTCTTCAGGTGCAGCGTTAACTTTAAATTGGGACTTAGACTCATTTGCAGTGAAGTCAATTACCTCGAAGCGTGAATTGGAACAATATGTGACCAATGACTTTGATGGTAGTGCGAATCCTTACTATGACAATTATTTTGCAACAACCCAAGATCAAGTAAGCCAAGAATTTCAATTCAGCGGCTCTACGGATTCGTTAGTTTGGTTAGCTGGTTTATTCTATTACAATGAAAAAGTTGATTATGACAATGCCATTAATAATGGTTCACGGGTAAATGCTTCTAATGTCAATAACAGTTCTAATCCTACTGATAGACGCAATGGTTACGATATCGTGGCTAGTCATCAAGTCTATGATTTAGATATAACGAGCCAAGCTATTTTTGGTCAAGCCACTTATAGTTTCACTGAGGCGTTGAAAGGTACCTTAGGCTTCCGTTACAACCAGGAAGAAAAAGAACAAACCTATAAAATGTTTATTGATAACCGTGATGGTGTAGTTGCATTTAATCCTTTTCAAACACCGCCTGGTTTACCACCTGCAATTGTATACACTTTAGATGCTAGAAATATCTGTGGTCCTAGTAATCCAAACACCGCTACGTGTATTAATTTTGTTCCAACAGATACGGAAGAGTGGACCACTTTTGATCCGAAGTTAGGTTTGGATTATAAGCTTAGCAATGGAGATTTGGCGTATGTAACCTATGCGCAAGGTTTCCGCAGTGGTGGTTTTAATGGTCGTCCTTTTCCTAATGAGTTTGGCCAATGGACTAAACCAAAATCTTACGAACCTGAGAAAGTAGGTACGTTAGAGTTCGGTTATAAAACTCAGTTAGCTGATAATACTATTCGCTTAAATACGGCGGTTTTCTTTAGTAAGTATGAAGACATGCAGGTATTAGTAACGCAAGGCGGTTTCTTTGAAACAGCTAATGCAGGCGAGTCTTCACTCTATGGTTTTGAAGCTGAATTAACTGTTGAGGCTACTGAAGCTTTAAATATTATGGCGGGTCTTGGCTATACCAAAACCAAGTACGATGAGTTAGATAATAGTTCGTTAGTTAGTACTGCTAATGACATTGTGGCTGATCAAGGTATTTCTTATGATGCTGCCTATGCTTTAGCTGAACAATATGGTTTAGACGAAGACGATACCTTTGCTAATACTCCAGAATGGTCCGTTAATATTGGTGGTCAGTACACGTGGATGTTAGCTACAGGCGCTTCTTATAAGTTCCGTGCTGATTATGTATGGCAAGATGACGTTTATTTTCAAGCAGCGAATGCCCCATTCGATTTGCAAGAAGCTTATGGCTTAGTAAATCTACGTGGTGGCTGGGAATCGGCTGAAGGTACCTTGGAAGTAGCAGTTTATGGCAAGAACGTAACTGGAGAAGAGTACTTGACCAATGCTCAAGATGTTATTGGCCAATTAGGTGTTGCAATCGCGCAAGTGAGCGCACCATCTGAATACGGCGTAGAAGCTACTTTTAGTTTCTAA
- a CDS encoding 3-oxoadipyl-CoA thiolase yields MLDAYIYDGVRTPFGRHAGGLAAVRSDDLLTHVIKTLAARNVFNHQLIEDVVVGVTNQAGEDCRNVARMAGLMAGLPIETGGVTLNRLCGSSMAALLDAARAVTVGDGAFYIVGGVESMSRAPFVMAKAEGAYSRNMEIYDSTIGARFPNPALISAFGNDAMPETADNVAKDLNISREDSDIFAAASQAKYAAAKTRGYFKDEIVPVEVSQGRKKPPLIISEDEHPRPESTVDKLAALKALYEGGVVTAGNASGINDGAVALLIGSKQAGEKAGLKPRARILAGAIAGVPPRVMGLGPVPASAKALARAGLSLAQMDVLELNEAFATQVLGCLKSMQLPFNDQRVNPNGGAIAIGHPLGASGARIALTALRQLEASKGRYALATMCIGVGQGIATVIERLD; encoded by the coding sequence ATGTTAGATGCCTATATATATGATGGTGTACGCACCCCTTTCGGACGCCACGCCGGCGGTTTAGCCGCAGTTCGTTCAGATGATTTATTAACGCACGTCATTAAAACCTTAGCTGCCCGCAATGTTTTTAATCATCAATTGATCGAAGACGTAGTCGTGGGCGTAACGAATCAGGCGGGCGAAGATTGCCGCAATGTGGCGCGGATGGCCGGTTTGATGGCGGGTTTGCCTATTGAAACCGGTGGCGTAACCTTGAATCGTTTATGTGGCAGCAGTATGGCTGCATTATTAGATGCCGCGCGCGCAGTAACCGTTGGCGATGGCGCGTTCTATATAGTAGGCGGCGTAGAATCCATGAGTCGCGCGCCTTTTGTAATGGCAAAAGCGGAGGGCGCTTATAGTCGAAATATGGAAATTTATGATTCCACTATTGGCGCGCGATTTCCGAATCCAGCATTAATCAGCGCGTTTGGTAATGATGCGATGCCGGAAACCGCCGATAACGTCGCTAAAGATTTAAATATTAGTCGTGAAGACAGCGATATATTCGCTGCCGCGTCGCAAGCTAAATATGCTGCGGCGAAAACTCGCGGCTATTTTAAAGATGAAATTGTCCCCGTCGAAGTTTCGCAAGGCCGTAAAAAACCACCTCTCATTATTAGCGAAGACGAACATCCTCGCCCTGAAAGCACGGTCGATAAATTAGCCGCTTTAAAAGCACTTTATGAAGGCGGTGTAGTCACTGCGGGTAACGCTTCGGGCATTAATGATGGTGCCGTCGCTTTATTAATTGGCAGCAAACAAGCCGGTGAAAAAGCGGGTTTAAAACCTCGCGCCCGAATTTTGGCAGGCGCAATTGCCGGCGTGCCACCTCGTGTGATGGGGCTTGGTCCTGTGCCCGCATCTGCAAAAGCACTCGCGCGCGCAGGTTTGTCACTTGCTCAAATGGACGTATTGGAATTGAACGAAGCATTCGCAACCCAAGTCTTGGGTTGTCTTAAATCCATGCAATTACCTTTTAATGATCAACGAGTTAACCCGAATGGCGGGGCGATTGCTATTGGTCATCCATTGGGTGCATCAGGCGCGCGTATTGCGTTGACAGCCTTGCGTCAATTGGAAGCAAGCAAAGGCCGTTATGCGCTAGCGACGATGTGTATCGGTGTTGGTCAAGGTATTGCCACCGTCATTGAGCGCTTAGATTAA
- a CDS encoding cold shock domain-containing protein, giving the protein MNSNYLGIVKWFNNAKGFGFIEPQEGGEDIFVHFSAIQSEGYRTLARGQAVTYDVERGPKGLQASKVAIDGQIDQIEQAAQSDSAAN; this is encoded by the coding sequence ATGAACAGCAATTATTTGGGCATTGTGAAGTGGTTTAATAACGCTAAAGGTTTTGGTTTTATTGAACCCCAAGAAGGTGGCGAAGATATTTTCGTGCACTTTTCCGCGATTCAATCAGAAGGTTATCGCACCTTAGCGCGCGGTCAAGCAGTCACTTATGATGTAGAGCGAGGCCCTAAAGGTTTGCAAGCATCGAAAGTAGCGATTGATGGCCAAATCGATCAAATCGAGCAAGCGGCTCAGAGCGATAGCGCTGCTAATTAA
- a CDS encoding redoxin domain-containing protein, whose product MHSLKSIFITLYVFANGVISADAAHHLWRDGFNIAWLGALLGSLSVLLFFLCIQLAPIARNQRYSNPVITALLIAGACAIFGNMTTLNHSGTLSLLYIIMIFAGWLLYEFWYVTLPAIKTPLLNVGNVLPSFSLQDVRGIDYNSASLGYGHYTLWIFYRGNSCPFCTKLLQQLAVRQEDFIEQGIELVFISSQAAIFTQGIAKQFQFPTTFLIDHENKLAQTLGINLPHALPLGMAFLGFGTETIIPTSILTDASLNIIHVDISDHSRLRSEINEILELIPQRSV is encoded by the coding sequence GTGCATTCACTTAAATCTATTTTCATCACGCTGTACGTGTTTGCTAACGGTGTTATCAGTGCAGATGCAGCACATCATTTATGGCGCGACGGATTTAATATTGCTTGGCTAGGCGCGTTACTGGGTTCATTGTCCGTATTGTTATTTTTTCTTTGTATTCAACTCGCACCGATCGCACGTAATCAACGTTATTCCAACCCTGTGATTACGGCGTTATTAATCGCGGGCGCCTGCGCCATTTTCGGCAACATGACCACGCTTAATCACAGCGGTACTTTAAGCCTACTCTATATAATAATGATTTTTGCAGGTTGGCTACTCTACGAGTTTTGGTATGTAACACTGCCCGCAATAAAAACGCCCTTGCTCAATGTCGGCAACGTCTTACCGAGTTTTAGTTTACAAGATGTGCGCGGTATTGATTACAACAGTGCATCGCTCGGTTATGGCCACTATACTTTATGGATTTTTTATCGCGGCAACAGCTGCCCTTTTTGTACAAAACTATTACAGCAACTCGCCGTGCGACAAGAAGACTTCATTGAACAAGGCATTGAATTAGTTTTCATCAGCTCTCAAGCGGCGATTTTCACCCAAGGCATCGCTAAACAGTTTCAATTCCCCACTACTTTTTTAATCGACCATGAAAATAAACTCGCACAAACCCTGGGCATTAATCTGCCGCACGCTTTACCTTTAGGCATGGCATTTTTAGGTTTTGGTACGGAAACCATTATCCCTACCAGCATTCTGACCGATGCTAGTCTTAATATTATTCATGTCGACATCAGTGATCATTCACGCCTGCGCAGTGAAATTAATGAGATACTCGAACTTATTCCGCAACGCAGTGTTTAA
- a CDS encoding ABC transporter ATP-binding protein, translated as MNPIIAVQHLRKEFPETVAVNDISFSVPPGICFGLLGPNGAGKTTTIEMLEGILKPTSGSILYKGEIAGARFREESGIQFQNTALQDHLTVRDHLNFFHRLYTRTLPLTEIIEDCSLQSLLDRDARKLSGGQRQRLLLAIALINDPDIIFMDEPTTGMDPQARRNFWDLMNRIKIRKKTIILTTHYMEEAFQLCEHIAIMDHGNIIAEGKPNDLLSHHFGDTVIELPKTAFTNNANTVWPFPLLEKGEAVELLVHNVDDAIKTLIQHAVPLNQIMVRPRTLEDLFLQLTGKELRA; from the coding sequence ATGAACCCGATTATTGCCGTACAACATTTACGCAAAGAATTTCCCGAAACCGTTGCAGTCAATGACATCAGTTTTAGCGTCCCGCCCGGCATTTGTTTTGGACTGCTAGGCCCTAACGGCGCGGGCAAAACCACGACCATTGAAATGTTAGAAGGCATTTTAAAACCTACGTCGGGCAGCATCTTATATAAAGGCGAAATCGCCGGCGCCCGTTTTCGCGAAGAATCTGGCATTCAATTTCAAAATACCGCGCTGCAAGATCATCTGACCGTGCGTGATCATTTAAACTTTTTTCATCGTTTATATACGCGCACTTTGCCGCTCACTGAAATCATTGAAGATTGTTCTTTGCAAAGTTTGCTCGATCGCGATGCGCGCAAATTATCCGGCGGACAACGTCAACGTTTATTGCTCGCCATCGCATTAATTAATGATCCCGACATTATTTTTATGGATGAACCTACGACGGGCATGGATCCACAAGCGCGGCGTAATTTTTGGGATTTAATGAACCGTATTAAAATAAGAAAAAAAACCATTATTCTCACCACACACTACATGGAAGAAGCTTTCCAGTTATGTGAACACATCGCTATTATGGATCACGGCAATATTATCGCCGAAGGCAAACCTAACGATTTATTGTCACATCACTTTGGTGATACAGTAATCGAATTACCCAAAACCGCTTTCACCAATAATGCAAACACGGTTTGGCCATTTCCGTTATTAGAAAAAGGCGAAGCCGTTGAGTTGTTAGTTCATAACGTTGATGACGCAATTAAAACCTTGATCCAACACGCAGTGCCGCTCAATCAAATTATGGTGCGACCGCGCACCTTAGAAGATTTATTTTTACAATTGACCGGCAAGGAACTCAGAGCATGA
- a CDS encoding ABC transporter permease, which produces MIQRTLAILRARNLEFLRDRASLSWNLAFPFLLIFGLALTFSNQDKPVYKVGILPHDVSSNNFNFQKTRFIDFVPEINEAESITKVARHQIDLLIDVNQQPARYWINPTSKNGYFAEQLFLRSVNDQAQRINVEGKAIGYVDWLVPGVLAMNMMFSCLFGIGYVIVRYRKTGYLKRLSATPVTATEFLIAQILSRVGLTLITVVIVYAGISIFVDFPMHGNHFLLLLVAALGAISLTSLALCFSARGASEELANGLINLALWPMMMFSGVWFSLEGTAKPIQWLSQVFPLTHMVNAARAIMLEGAGFAQIWLNLTVLASMSLIFIIIGTCLFRWTND; this is translated from the coding sequence ATGATTCAACGTACCCTTGCCATTTTACGCGCGCGCAATTTAGAATTTTTACGCGATCGCGCTAGTCTTAGTTGGAACTTAGCGTTTCCTTTTTTATTGATTTTTGGTTTGGCGCTGACTTTTTCTAACCAAGACAAACCGGTGTATAAAGTCGGGATTTTACCACACGACGTCAGCAGCAATAATTTCAATTTTCAAAAAACTCGTTTTATTGACTTTGTACCGGAAATTAACGAAGCCGAATCCATTACCAAAGTTGCACGTCATCAAATCGATTTGCTGATTGACGTTAATCAACAACCTGCACGTTACTGGATAAATCCCACCTCTAAAAATGGTTATTTTGCTGAACAATTATTTTTACGCTCAGTAAATGATCAAGCCCAACGTATTAACGTCGAAGGCAAAGCGATTGGTTATGTGGATTGGTTAGTGCCGGGCGTTTTAGCCATGAACATGATGTTTTCGTGCTTGTTCGGCATTGGTTATGTCATCGTGCGTTATCGTAAAACCGGTTACTTAAAACGTTTATCTGCCACGCCCGTAACAGCGACTGAATTTTTAATTGCGCAGATTCTTTCGCGCGTTGGTTTAACGCTTATTACCGTGGTAATTGTTTATGCGGGCATTAGTATATTTGTTGATTTTCCGATGCACGGCAATCATTTCTTATTATTACTGGTAGCAGCGCTCGGCGCTATTTCACTGACTTCATTAGCCTTATGTTTTTCTGCGCGAGGTGCTAGCGAAGAACTCGCCAATGGTTTAATTAATTTAGCGCTGTGGCCGATGATGATGTTTTCCGGCGTCTGGTTTTCTTTAGAAGGCACTGCTAAGCCTATCCAATGGTTATCACAAGTTTTTCCTCTTACGCATATGGTTAACGCCGCGCGCGCCATCATGTTAGAAGGTGCTGGCTTTGCTCAAATATGGCTGAACTTAACCGTGCTAGCCAGCATGAGTTTAATATTTATTATTATAGGTACTTGTTTATTTCGCTGGACCAATGACTAA